One Cohnella candidum genomic region harbors:
- a CDS encoding potassium channel family protein yields the protein MKLNQFVIIGLGRFGSSLGRELVQLGYEVLGVDRDEEKVDEMSNVLTHAVVADGTDEEVLRSVGVRNFDCGVVAIGDDIQASILAAILLKDLGVKKVVGKAVNELHGRVLEKIGVDRVVYPERDMGIRVAHQLVSPNLLDYIELSKNYTIAELGVPKCLSGKSLSDINPRGRFGCSVVAINKPKGMIIAPVADDILSENDVMVVIGTNRQIEEFQDSIEK from the coding sequence ATGAAATTGAACCAATTCGTCATCATCGGGCTGGGCCGGTTCGGCTCCAGCTTGGGCCGCGAGCTCGTCCAGCTCGGCTATGAAGTGCTCGGCGTCGACCGGGACGAGGAGAAAGTGGACGAAATGAGCAACGTGCTCACCCATGCGGTGGTGGCGGACGGTACGGACGAAGAGGTGCTTCGTTCCGTGGGCGTCCGGAACTTCGATTGCGGCGTGGTCGCGATCGGAGACGATATCCAGGCGAGCATTCTGGCCGCGATTCTGCTGAAGGACCTGGGCGTCAAAAAAGTCGTCGGGAAAGCGGTGAACGAGCTGCACGGGCGGGTGCTCGAGAAAATCGGCGTCGACCGCGTCGTTTACCCGGAGCGGGACATGGGCATTCGCGTCGCGCATCAGCTCGTGTCGCCGAATCTGCTCGATTACATCGAGCTGTCCAAAAACTATACGATCGCGGAGCTTGGCGTGCCGAAGTGCCTGTCCGGCAAAAGCCTGTCCGATATCAACCCGCGCGGCCGGTTCGGCTGCAGCGTCGTGGCGATCAACAAGCCGAAGGGCATGATCATCGCGCCGGTCGCCGACGACATCCTGTCGGAGAACGACGTCATGGTGGTCATCGGCACGAACCGGCAAATCGAAGAGTTCCAGGACTCGATCGAGAAATAG
- the uvrC gene encoding excinuclease ABC subunit UvrC: MDTDQTIYRDREKAMENIRHKLALLPDQPGCYLMKNSEGTIIYVGKAKVLKNRVRSYFNGSHDGKTQKLVSEIRDFEYIVTASNTESLILECNLIKQHYPRYNVLLKDDKSFPYLKITNEEHPRLEVTRRIVKDKAKYFGPYPNAFAAQETKKLLDRLYPLRKCRTLPDKVCLYYHMGQCLAPCVYPVEKPEYERMIGEMTRFLNGGHTEIKKELQRKMAEAAEELQFERAREYRDQIVSIEALMEKQTINLHDAQDRDVFGYAVDKGWMCVQILYMRQGKMVQRHVSVFPFYGEAYDDFLSFVTQYYSDNPALPREVLLPARDEGDEEEVVDSLHRWLNIKVAVPKRGTKKSVVTMACDNARVALEEKFKLIERDEERSVKAAFGLAEWIGIPSASRIEAFDNSNIQGTNPVSAMVVFTDGKPDKKEYRKYNVKSVQGPDDYETMREVVRRRYERVLKDGLAFPDLIVVDGGRGHIAAAMDVLVNELGLDIPVCGLAKDAKHRTAQLLVGDPPEIVPLPRDSQEFYLLQRIQDEVHRFAITFHREKRAKSMIASRLDAIPGIGEKRRKQLLRHFGSLKAIKEAAVEDFRALSIGEALARRILDALNDDKPAADTESEFSPS; encoded by the coding sequence ATGGACACCGATCAGACGATTTACCGGGACCGGGAGAAAGCGATGGAGAATATCCGCCATAAGCTGGCGCTGCTTCCGGACCAGCCGGGCTGTTACTTGATGAAAAACAGCGAAGGAACGATCATATACGTCGGCAAGGCCAAAGTGCTGAAAAACCGCGTGCGCTCCTATTTCAACGGAAGCCACGACGGCAAAACGCAGAAACTCGTCTCGGAAATCCGGGATTTCGAATATATCGTCACCGCGAGCAACACCGAATCGCTCATTTTGGAATGCAACCTGATCAAGCAGCATTATCCCCGATATAACGTGCTGCTCAAGGACGATAAATCGTTTCCTTATTTGAAAATCACGAACGAGGAGCATCCCCGACTTGAGGTGACGCGGCGGATCGTGAAGGATAAAGCCAAGTATTTCGGCCCCTACCCGAACGCGTTCGCGGCCCAGGAAACGAAAAAGCTGCTCGACCGCCTGTACCCGCTGCGCAAATGCCGCACGCTGCCGGACAAAGTATGCTTGTACTATCATATGGGCCAATGCCTCGCGCCTTGCGTGTATCCGGTCGAAAAGCCGGAGTATGAGCGGATGATCGGCGAAATGACGCGTTTTCTGAATGGCGGACACACCGAGATCAAAAAAGAGCTGCAGCGCAAAATGGCGGAAGCGGCGGAGGAACTGCAGTTCGAGCGGGCCCGCGAATACCGCGACCAAATCGTTTCGATCGAAGCGCTCATGGAGAAGCAGACGATCAACCTGCACGACGCGCAGGACCGCGACGTCTTCGGCTATGCCGTGGACAAGGGCTGGATGTGCGTGCAAATCCTCTACATGCGCCAAGGCAAAATGGTGCAGCGGCACGTTTCGGTGTTTCCCTTCTACGGCGAGGCTTACGACGATTTCCTCAGCTTCGTGACGCAGTATTACAGCGACAACCCGGCGCTGCCGCGCGAGGTGCTGCTTCCCGCCCGCGACGAGGGCGACGAAGAAGAAGTGGTCGATTCGCTGCACCGCTGGCTGAACATTAAGGTCGCGGTGCCGAAGCGGGGGACGAAAAAGTCCGTCGTCACGATGGCATGCGACAATGCGCGCGTCGCCCTGGAAGAAAAGTTTAAACTCATCGAACGGGATGAAGAGCGCAGCGTGAAGGCGGCATTCGGATTGGCGGAGTGGATCGGCATCCCGTCCGCCAGCCGCATCGAGGCGTTCGATAACTCCAACATCCAGGGCACGAATCCCGTGTCGGCGATGGTCGTCTTCACGGACGGCAAACCCGACAAGAAGGAATACCGGAAGTACAACGTAAAATCGGTGCAGGGACCGGACGACTACGAAACGATGCGCGAAGTCGTGCGGCGCCGGTACGAGCGGGTGCTGAAGGACGGTCTGGCTTTCCCCGACCTGATCGTAGTCGACGGAGGCCGGGGGCACATCGCGGCGGCGATGGACGTGCTCGTCAACGAACTGGGCCTCGACATCCCGGTGTGCGGGCTGGCCAAGGACGCCAAGCACCGCACGGCCCAGCTCCTCGTCGGGGATCCGCCCGAAATCGTGCCGCTTCCGCGGGACAGCCAGGAATTTTACTTGCTTCAGCGGATCCAGGACGAAGTGCACCGTTTCGCGATCACGTTCCACCGCGAGAAACGCGCCAAATCGATGATCGCTTCGCGGCTCGACGCGATCCCCGGCATCGGGGAGAAACGGCGCAAACAGCTGCTGCGCCACTTCGGCTCGCTGAAGGCGATCAAGGAAGCCGCCGTGGAGGATTTTCGCGCGCTCTCTATCGGCGAGGCGCTGGCGCGCCGGATCTTGGACGCGCTGAACGACGACAAACCGGCTGCCGATACGGAATCGGAGTTTTCACCTTCATAA
- a CDS encoding TrkH family potassium uptake protein, which translates to MLVASPPKLLVLGFALIILVGAELLTLPIASAAGHSTRWIDALFTATSATCVTGLVVVDTGTYYSTFGQLVILSLIQIGGLGFMTMATLFAVFLKRRISLKERLVLQEALNQSSIEGIVRLVRKVLFYTLCIEAAGAVSFTLRFMFDMSPGRALYYGIFHAVSFFNNAGFDIMGHFRSFTMYVGDPVMNLTAALLIFLGGIGFVVLADLVEYRTKRKLSLHSKVALSMSGLLIAAGAVIIFIFEYTNSLTMGPLSFGEKVLAAFFQSVSPRTAGVNTVDLASLRQATQFILIVLMFIGASPGSTGGGIKTTTFAALIGAVNTMIRGKEDVVMFNYRLAKERVYKALTVTLFALALVMVATMVLSTTEDHQFLMILFEVTSAFGTVGLTMGLTPELTLVGKIIIILMMFIGRLGPLTLSYAIAPKPGRVLYRNAEGKIIIG; encoded by the coding sequence ATGCTCGTCGCGTCGCCGCCGAAGCTGCTCGTGCTCGGCTTCGCTTTGATCATCCTTGTCGGCGCCGAGCTGCTGACGCTGCCGATCGCATCCGCCGCCGGTCACTCGACCCGTTGGATCGACGCGCTGTTCACGGCGACGTCGGCGACTTGCGTGACCGGCTTGGTCGTCGTCGATACCGGCACTTATTATTCGACTTTCGGCCAGCTCGTGATTCTCTCGCTCATCCAGATCGGCGGCCTCGGCTTCATGACGATGGCGACCCTGTTCGCGGTTTTCCTGAAACGGCGGATTTCGCTGAAGGAAAGGCTGGTGCTGCAGGAAGCGCTCAACCAGTCCAGCATCGAAGGCATCGTCCGTCTCGTCCGCAAGGTGCTCTTCTATACCTTATGCATCGAAGCGGCGGGAGCAGTATCGTTTACCTTGCGGTTCATGTTTGACATGTCTCCCGGGCGTGCGCTGTACTACGGTATTTTCCATGCGGTCTCCTTTTTCAACAACGCGGGTTTCGATATCATGGGGCACTTCCGGAGCTTCACGATGTACGTTGGGGACCCGGTGATGAACTTGACGGCCGCTCTGTTGATCTTCCTTGGCGGTATCGGCTTCGTCGTATTGGCCGACCTGGTGGAATACAGGACGAAGCGAAAGCTGTCGCTGCACTCGAAAGTCGCCCTCAGCATGTCGGGGCTGCTGATCGCGGCCGGCGCGGTCATCATCTTCATCTTCGAATACACGAACAGCCTGACGATGGGGCCTCTCAGTTTCGGCGAGAAAGTTTTGGCGGCGTTTTTCCAATCGGTCTCTCCGCGTACGGCGGGCGTCAATACGGTGGATCTCGCTTCTCTCCGGCAGGCGACCCAATTCATCCTGATCGTGCTGATGTTTATCGGAGCTTCTCCGGGCTCGACGGGCGGCGGGATCAAAACGACGACTTTCGCGGCGCTGATCGGGGCCGTGAACACGATGATCCGGGGCAAGGAAGACGTCGTCATGTTCAATTATCGTCTGGCGAAAGAACGCGTCTACAAGGCGCTTACCGTGACGCTGTTCGCTTTGGCGCTCGTCATGGTCGCCACGATGGTGCTGTCCACGACGGAAGACCATCAATTCCTGATGATCCTGTTCGAAGTGACGTCGGCGTTCGGCACGGTCGGTCTTACGATGGGGCTGACGCCGGAATTGACGCTGGTCGGCAAAATCATCATCATCCTCATGATGTTCATCGGCAGGCTGGGGCCGCTGACGCTCTCGTACGCGATCGCGCCGAAGCCCGGCCGCGTGCTCTACCGCAATGCCGAAGGCAAAATCATCATCGGTTGA
- the cysT gene encoding sulfate ABC transporter permease subunit CysT, with protein sequence MAQARKKDRLLPGFRLTTGFTTLYLSLIVLIPLAALVVKSAGLSPAEWWHTVMAPRVLASYKVSLMTSFFAALVNLVFGLLLAWVLVRYRFPGKRIIDGLVDLPFALPTAVAGIALTTIYAPNGWIGRLTEPFGLKIAYTPLGITIALIFIGVPFVVRTVQPVLQDLAAETEEAAVMLGAYRWRSFFKVILPELTPALMTGFALAFARGIGEYGSVVFISGNMPMRTEITPLLIITKLEQYEYNQAAAIAVVLLLISFVLLLLINLLQRWAGRRLHAA encoded by the coding sequence ATGGCACAGGCACGCAAGAAAGACCGGCTGCTGCCGGGTTTCCGCCTCACGACGGGTTTTACGACCCTGTACCTGAGCCTGATCGTGCTCATTCCGCTGGCAGCGCTGGTCGTGAAATCGGCCGGCCTGTCGCCGGCGGAATGGTGGCATACCGTTATGGCGCCGAGGGTGCTGGCATCCTACAAGGTCAGCTTGATGACTTCTTTTTTCGCCGCGCTGGTCAATTTGGTGTTCGGACTGCTTCTCGCTTGGGTGCTGGTACGGTACCGGTTCCCCGGCAAACGGATCATTGACGGGCTTGTTGATTTGCCTTTCGCGCTGCCGACGGCCGTCGCGGGCATCGCGCTGACGACGATTTACGCCCCGAACGGGTGGATCGGCCGGCTGACCGAACCGTTCGGCCTCAAAATCGCCTACACGCCGCTCGGCATCACGATCGCGCTCATCTTCATCGGAGTCCCCTTCGTCGTACGGACCGTTCAGCCGGTGCTGCAGGATTTGGCGGCCGAAACGGAGGAAGCGGCCGTCATGCTGGGGGCATACCGGTGGAGATCGTTCTTCAAGGTGATCCTGCCGGAGCTGACTCCGGCGCTCATGACGGGCTTCGCCCTTGCGTTCGCCCGGGGAATCGGGGAGTACGGCTCGGTCGTGTTCATCTCCGGCAACATGCCGATGAGAACGGAAATCACGCCGCTGCTCATCATCACGAAGCTAGAACAGTACGAGTACAACCAAGCGGCGGCGATCGCGGTCGTCCTGCTGCTGATCTCCTTCGTCCTTCTCTTGTTGATCAATTTGCTGCAGCGCTGGGCAGGCCGTCGCCTGCACGCGGCTTAA
- a CDS encoding type II CAAX prenyl endopeptidase Rce1 family protein: MRRIGQKSANPLWGWAAGIGLVVFLFIQVFPLLWNRDAGNALSRGAAEQAAVKIAAERFGIAGEPTGLDLTHLSDSDTVGYFSKYGLLDEYKKEWSDRHPTDVYRADLRYGEERLTLYLQMETGQLVGWQDSRAAASAAANEDPKSGAERALAYAAFWGEKPGDWEWNGEPADVSGTYTFLSRKAGLSDARLALKVAAPSGFNAASSAVPPWRDGKVSYEIRIPQSFTDYMAGQTKLAVKLNALGFVVPQLVLLIMAIIYSASRREYTTFRRGIGLAVAFLAMYTSFYLNMQPAFRAGLLQEGQNADSSAIHAILITNFIVLAGMALFTYLSAVGGDGLWRSMGKPLWPRWREPGFGQAVMSGMKTGYPLAFLLLGVQSVILVGLENGIGMFQASDASQSSYNMTFPWLLLLLAWCAGISEELQSRLFGIGLFRSWLLGGARRLLGREPSPRASTVLTAVAMFPPGLFWAFGHVGYAVYPAYSRLIELIIMAFLFGWFLLRFGFLAVLFAHIVLDSVLMGVQLAFDGLPGDAAASMIGFILPAAVAYAVFRVHRRWNKSG; the protein is encoded by the coding sequence TTGCGCCGAATCGGGCAAAAGTCCGCAAACCCGTTATGGGGATGGGCGGCAGGAATCGGACTCGTCGTATTTCTCTTCATTCAAGTATTCCCCCTTCTTTGGAACCGCGACGCAGGGAACGCGTTAAGCCGCGGGGCGGCCGAGCAAGCCGCCGTGAAAATAGCCGCCGAACGGTTCGGCATCGCCGGAGAACCGACGGGCTTGGATCTTACCCATCTCTCCGACAGCGACACGGTCGGCTATTTCTCGAAATACGGGCTGCTGGATGAGTATAAAAAGGAATGGTCCGACCGGCATCCGACAGACGTCTATCGGGCCGATCTTCGGTATGGAGAGGAACGATTAACGCTTTATCTTCAGATGGAAACCGGGCAACTCGTCGGGTGGCAGGACAGCCGTGCCGCCGCATCGGCCGCCGCGAACGAGGATCCGAAATCCGGGGCCGAACGCGCCTTGGCCTACGCGGCATTCTGGGGAGAAAAACCGGGGGATTGGGAATGGAACGGCGAGCCCGCGGACGTTTCCGGTACCTATACCTTTCTATCCCGTAAAGCCGGCTTGTCGGATGCCCGTCTCGCACTGAAGGTTGCGGCTCCGTCCGGCTTCAACGCCGCTTCCTCAGCCGTTCCCCCGTGGCGCGACGGCAAAGTCTCGTACGAGATCCGGATCCCGCAAAGCTTCACGGACTACATGGCCGGGCAGACGAAATTAGCCGTGAAGCTGAACGCCTTAGGCTTCGTCGTTCCCCAACTGGTTTTGCTGATCATGGCGATCATCTACTCCGCGTCCCGAAGGGAATATACGACATTCCGGCGCGGCATCGGCTTGGCCGTTGCGTTTCTGGCGATGTATACCAGTTTCTATCTGAACATGCAGCCCGCCTTCCGCGCGGGTCTGCTCCAAGAAGGGCAGAATGCGGACAGCTCGGCGATCCATGCGATCCTCATCACCAATTTCATCGTTCTCGCGGGCATGGCACTCTTTACTTACCTTTCCGCCGTGGGAGGAGACGGCCTATGGAGATCGATGGGCAAGCCGCTGTGGCCCCGTTGGCGGGAGCCGGGGTTCGGCCAAGCGGTCATGTCCGGGATGAAAACCGGGTATCCGCTCGCCTTCCTCCTGCTCGGAGTCCAGTCGGTCATTCTGGTCGGGCTGGAGAACGGAATCGGAATGTTCCAGGCTTCCGACGCCAGCCAATCTTCCTACAACATGACGTTCCCCTGGCTTCTGCTCCTTCTGGCGTGGTGTGCCGGCATCTCGGAGGAGCTGCAGAGCCGGCTGTTCGGCATCGGGCTTTTCCGAAGCTGGCTACTCGGAGGGGCAAGACGTCTGCTTGGCCGTGAGCCGTCTCCCCGCGCTTCGACCGTACTGACGGCGGTCGCCATGTTCCCTCCGGGGCTGTTCTGGGCGTTCGGGCATGTCGGCTATGCCGTCTATCCCGCCTATTCGCGATTGATCGAGTTGATCATCATGGCGTTTCTGTTCGGATGGTTCCTGCTGCGGTTCGGCTTCCTCGCCGTCCTGTTCGCGCACATCGTGCTGGATTCCGTGCTCATGGGCGTCCAGCTGGCGTTCGACGGCCTGCCGGGCGACGCTGCCGCGAGCATGATCGGCTTCATTCTGCCCGCCGCCGTCGCTTACGCGGTCTTCCGGGTGCATCGGCGTTGGAATAAGAGCGGATAA
- a CDS encoding YqzM family protein, with amino-acid sequence MENIRDPRLHVNEEPRDDFQDTAVGFGVMFGFMFVVFAAAVIIKAIIS; translated from the coding sequence ATGGAAAACATTCGTGATCCGCGCCTGCACGTGAACGAAGAACCCCGCGACGATTTCCAAGATACCGCGGTCGGCTTCGGCGTCATGTTCGGCTTTATGTTCGTCGTGTTCGCCGCGGCGGTCATCATTAAAGCCATTATTTCTTAA
- the cysW gene encoding sulfate ABC transporter permease subunit CysW: MAGIVTNPQAGRTRAATPKHLTESRTVRYLLIGLALLFVAVIILMPLATVLTQAFSKGWSSYTEALRDPDAMAALRLTLTTALIAVPLNSLFGVAAAWAITKFKFRGKNLLITLIDLPFAVSPVISGLIYVLLFGAQGLLGPWLQEHDIHIIFATPGIVLATMFVTFPFVARELIPLMEAQGVQDEEAAVSLGARGWRVFRKVTLPNIKWGLLYGMILCNARAMGEFGAVSVVSGHIRGETNTLPLHIEILYNEYKFTAAFAVASLLMLLAVVTLVAKSILESRISGHER, translated from the coding sequence ATGGCTGGAATCGTCACGAATCCGCAAGCCGGCCGTACGCGAGCCGCGACGCCGAAGCATTTGACGGAATCGAGAACCGTTCGTTATTTGCTTATCGGCCTTGCGCTCCTGTTCGTCGCCGTGATCATCCTCATGCCTCTGGCTACCGTGCTGACGCAAGCCTTCAGCAAAGGATGGAGCTCCTACACGGAAGCGCTTCGAGACCCGGACGCGATGGCTGCGCTCCGGCTCACGCTGACGACCGCGCTGATCGCGGTGCCGCTCAACTCGCTGTTCGGAGTCGCGGCCGCTTGGGCCATCACGAAATTCAAGTTTCGCGGCAAAAACCTGCTCATCACGCTGATCGATCTGCCCTTCGCGGTGTCGCCCGTCATCAGCGGCCTGATCTACGTATTGTTGTTCGGGGCACAGGGGCTGCTCGGTCCGTGGCTGCAGGAACACGATATCCATATCATCTTCGCAACGCCCGGCATCGTGCTGGCCACGATGTTCGTGACGTTCCCGTTCGTCGCCCGAGAGCTCATTCCGCTCATGGAAGCGCAGGGCGTCCAGGACGAGGAGGCGGCGGTGAGTCTGGGTGCTCGGGGCTGGCGGGTTTTCCGCAAGGTGACGCTGCCCAACATCAAATGGGGGCTCTTGTACGGGATGATCCTTTGCAACGCCCGCGCGATGGGGGAATTCGGCGCCGTGTCGGTCGTTTCCGGCCATATTCGCGGCGAAACGAACACGCTGCCGCTTCACATCGAGATCCTGTACAACGAATACAAATTCACGGCGGCATTCGCCGTGGCGTCCCTGCTGATGCTGCTGGCGGTCGTGACGCTTGTTGCCAAATCGATACTCGAAAGCCGCATCAGCGGGCACGAGAGATAA
- a CDS encoding ATP-binding protein yields MESLGEALRGWQVPESRGNPREITRQVLNDPLVVKLRERYPEIGENVLRQNLNRLYQMSKEARNCRDCPGLDLCPNDMQGHFTRITCSEVNGRWQVFDHKSPCAKWTAHEQQLEFRRKITSFYVDETMFGDRFDEEDMVRQDGVRQLAVHQIFDYVETTRSEGLQKNGLFLMGDFGTGKTYLAGYLLQKLAKEGFTGVIVYMPEFVEDAKALMMEPQKLKETITLMKETDLLVFDDIGAENLSPWVRDHVLGPILNYRMNRKPTFYTSNHDLAALEKHFSFTHKEGEELHKGQRLMDRIRPYVDVVHVRGRNHRG; encoded by the coding sequence ATGGAATCGCTCGGAGAAGCGCTTCGCGGCTGGCAAGTACCGGAGTCAAGAGGAAATCCGCGTGAAATCACGCGCCAAGTGCTGAATGACCCGCTGGTCGTGAAATTGCGGGAAAGATATCCGGAAATCGGCGAGAACGTGCTGCGGCAGAACCTAAACCGGCTTTACCAGATGTCCAAGGAAGCGCGGAATTGCCGGGACTGCCCGGGCTTAGACCTGTGTCCGAACGACATGCAGGGCCATTTTACCCGAATCACGTGTTCGGAAGTGAACGGCCGCTGGCAAGTGTTCGATCACAAGTCGCCTTGCGCGAAATGGACGGCGCACGAGCAGCAACTGGAATTCCGTCGGAAGATCACGAGCTTTTACGTCGACGAGACCATGTTCGGCGATCGTTTCGACGAAGAGGACATGGTTCGGCAGGACGGCGTACGGCAATTAGCCGTGCACCAAATCTTCGATTACGTGGAGACGACGAGATCCGAAGGCTTGCAGAAGAACGGGCTGTTTCTAATGGGGGATTTCGGCACGGGCAAAACCTATTTGGCCGGTTATTTGCTGCAAAAGTTGGCCAAGGAGGGGTTCACCGGCGTCATCGTATACATGCCCGAATTCGTCGAGGATGCGAAAGCGCTCATGATGGAGCCCCAAAAGCTGAAGGAAACGATCACGTTAATGAAGGAAACGGATTTGCTCGTGTTCGACGACATCGGAGCGGAAAACTTAAGTCCGTGGGTGCGGGATCACGTGCTGGGCCCGATTTTGAATTACCGGATGAACCGCAAACCCACTTTTTATACTTCAAACCACGATTTGGCCGCGTTGGAGAAGCATTTTAGCTTTACCCATAAAGAAGGAGAAGAGCTTCATAAAGGCCAGCGTCTAATGGACAGGATCCGCCCATACGTGGATGTCGTTCATGTACGCGGACGCAATCATAGAGGTTAA
- a CDS encoding YezD family protein: protein MAKTVEWNDEWLARVQAAVEGLKYGTVQIVVHDGRIVQIERTERFRYETSADSRHAGQSQQAAK from the coding sequence ATGGCGAAAACGGTCGAATGGAACGACGAGTGGTTGGCCAGGGTACAGGCGGCGGTAGAGGGACTGAAATACGGAACGGTGCAAATCGTCGTCCATGACGGGCGGATCGTACAGATCGAGAGGACGGAGCGTTTCCGCTACGAGACTTCGGCCGATTCGCGTCACGCCGGGCAATCCCAGCAAGCCGCCAAATAA
- a CDS encoding sulfate ABC transporter substrate-binding protein: MKSWKLIPTLLAVALFVVVLSACGSKNDNASGSSASASASSDASASPSAKPSASGKTPDPVELLNVSYDPTRELYEEYNKSFAEYWKQTTGGTVTIKQSHGGSGKQSRAVIDGLEADVVTLALAYDIDAISAKGLIDKDWQKEFDQNSTPYTSTIVFLVRKGNPKGIEDWDDLIKDGVQVITPNPKTSGGARWNYLAAWGYAASKYNNDETKIKEFMTKLFKNVPVLDSGARDATNTFVQRKLGDVLLAWENEAYLALKEFGDDYEIVTPSLSILAEPPVAINDKVVDKKGTREVAEAYLKYLYTEQGQEIAAKNFYRPRLQSVADKYKDQFPQLNLLTIDKDFGGWQAAQKKHFADGGVFDQIYTPGS; the protein is encoded by the coding sequence ATGAAATCATGGAAATTGATTCCTACTCTCCTGGCCGTCGCGCTGTTCGTCGTGGTGCTCTCCGCCTGCGGTTCCAAAAACGACAACGCCTCCGGCTCTTCCGCTTCGGCCAGCGCGTCCTCGGACGCGTCAGCAAGCCCGTCGGCTAAGCCGAGCGCTTCGGGTAAAACGCCGGATCCGGTCGAACTGCTGAACGTCTCTTACGACCCGACGAGGGAGCTTTACGAGGAATACAACAAAAGCTTTGCCGAATATTGGAAGCAGACAACGGGCGGCACGGTTACGATCAAGCAATCCCACGGGGGATCGGGCAAACAGAGCCGCGCGGTCATCGACGGCCTCGAAGCAGACGTGGTGACGTTGGCGCTCGCATACGACATCGACGCGATCTCCGCGAAGGGTCTGATCGACAAGGATTGGCAAAAGGAATTCGACCAGAACAGCACGCCTTACACCTCGACGATCGTTTTCCTCGTCCGCAAAGGCAATCCGAAAGGCATCGAAGATTGGGACGATTTGATCAAGGACGGCGTCCAAGTCATCACCCCGAACCCGAAAACGTCGGGAGGCGCGCGCTGGAACTACCTCGCCGCATGGGGATACGCCGCCAGCAAGTACAACAACGACGAAACGAAAATCAAAGAGTTCATGACGAAGCTGTTCAAAAACGTACCGGTTCTCGACTCCGGCGCACGCGACGCGACGAACACGTTCGTACAGCGCAAGCTGGGAGACGTTCTGCTCGCTTGGGAGAACGAGGCTTACCTGGCGCTTAAGGAATTCGGCGACGATTATGAAATCGTGACGCCTTCCCTCAGCATCCTGGCGGAACCGCCGGTCGCGATCAACGATAAAGTCGTCGATAAAAAAGGCACCCGCGAGGTTGCCGAAGCTTACCTGAAATACCTTTACACCGAGCAAGGCCAGGAAATCGCCGCGAAAAACTTCTATCGCCCGCGCTTGCAATCGGTCGCCGACAAATACAAAGACCAGTTCCCGCAATTGAACCTGCTGACGATCGATAAGGATTTCGGCGGCTGGCAGGCCGCGCAAAAGAAGCATTTTGCCGACGGAGGCGTGTTCGACCAAATCTATACGCCGGGGTCCTGA